The DNA window GCTCACGCGGTCGCACCGGTGCTTGAGCAATTTTATTCTCGGGCAAATTATAATCAAACAGGTCAACTTTCATCTCAAATACACTACCTGACCTTCTATTAGTTCAATTGGATCTGACGTTGCATTATTTTTCTTGGATACCTGACGCTCAACTCTTTCCGGAATATATTTTATCGGTTTTTGGCTGATTTGGTCAAACCACGACTGATCCGTTTCGTCTCTGCCTTTAACCATTGTCATTTCGACCCGTGGAGCTGGCTCGAGCGACCGCGTTGGAGAAATCTGAGAAAGAATCCTTACAGGTCTTTCTGCGGGTTCGTTCCATTCTCGATTGAGACTGACACTGGAATCAAAGCGCATTAACGGAAAGGTAATCACATTCCCAGCCATCATCAAATGCATCACACCAAGATTTACACGTTGATGTAGTTTGGAAGGATACCTAATTGTCATCTTTTCGATCTGTAATTTATCAACCGCAAATCGAACTATCTGCCATTTTCTGACTAAATTAATCTCAAATTTGTCCTGATCAAAAATTAGCAATGAATTTAGCCAACGCCAATAATATTGCATAAGATTATAGAGGTCGAGACACACGAAAGCTAGCGCGATCACAAAAATTATCCCGGCCAAATTCGGGTTTGAAACCAACAGATTGTTCACAACTAGTAATATCAATACAATCGATGCAATTTTTATAATTGATCTTAGCACGGCCGTTACCAATCCAAGCCAATGTGGATGTAAAGTAATTGTGTTTGAACTAATATTTTTATTCATGACAATTCAATATATCACACTCGGAATAACAAAAAAACGCCTTCCGCGCTGTTTAAAAATTTAAAATTTAAAATTTAAAATTTTGGAGATGTGGTAGCGGTGGGTAGAATTGAACTACCGACCTCGGCCTTATGAAGACCTTGCTCTAACCGCTGAGCTACACCGCCATAAGTATTAAATTTGGTGGCGGGGGTAGGATTCGAACCTACGACCTTGAGGTTATGAGCCTCACGAGCTGCCGCTGCTCCACCCCGCTACATTATTTATATGTTACCATATTTTTATTTTTTTAGCAATCTATTTTTCTCGTCATTCCCGCGAAGGCGGGAATCCAGCCTATAATAAAATTCATATTTTTCTGGATCCCCGAATATAATGTCGGGACGCTTAGCGCCCCTAAGTCCCGCTTAGCGGGACGGGGATGACAAAGGGCATAACGTCGTTGACTCTATTTGAAGTAAGTGGTACAACTAACTTTGGAAACTTAATCGCTTCACGGGGGTGAGTGATGGAGATTGCGCTGGTTGAGGTGTACCCACCCGATAACTGTCTTGGTCGGGTGGCAGCGTTCAGAATAGATCAAGAATCGGATACGTTGGAGGGAATCCAACTGGCTCAAGACTATACTCGCGAACATGGCACAGATAAGGATCGCGGCCGTGGCCTGCAAGGCCCGCAGAACGGATTCGTGGTGATGGTCGCCAGAGACGAATATGGGCTTTGGGTGCGCATTAACACCGGGGAGATTGACCCGGACAATGTCTCGCAACTCAAAGCGCATGTTTGCAAGGACTTCTCTTATGCTTTGAACGGCACTAGCCCGTAGGCCAACCGCCTGCGGGTTGAACTTTGCCATAAAAAATGGTATAACTAACACAACGCTAGCACGACGGAGGGAAACAATTGAGGATCACGGAGGTTGTGCTGTACCCGACGATGCCTTGCCGTCGCCTGGCATCGTTGAAGTTTGGCCCGTTATCCGATCTGACCGAAGCTGTCTGCCTGGCGCAGATCTTCACCAGAAGGCATGGCAATGGCGACTTCCTGCCAGATGGACAGATAGGCGTCCAGAACGGGTTCCAGATTCTGCCGTACGAGTCAATAAATCGTGCCTGCTCAGTGGTCATATACTCAACAAATGACACCTGTAGGAAACAGTGCAAGGCACTTATCAGCGGCCTTCGAACATCAGGCATTGTCAAAACGCCAACCGTCCGCAACGAGATCGAGATCAACAACCCACCATACTGGGCTTAAACCGCCCAACTCACGCCCGTGGAGCCATCCGGCTCTGCGGGTTGCCTTTTTTGAGACCAGTTAGGGGGCTTAGGGAATTTTAGGGAAGTTAGGGGTACCATCGGCCCTCCCAATGCCCCTAATCACCCCACCCCCCCTAACCACCTTCAGTTCTTCAATAATTTTAGAAACACTTCGGTAGGAATATCTACCTTACCGATTCTTTTTAACCTTTTTTTACCGGCTTTTTGTTTGTCTAATAATTTATTTTTTCGAGTTACATCTCCACCATATAATTTGGCAGTAACGTTTTTGCCTACCGCCGGAATGTCTTCACGAGCGATTATTTTGCCGCCAATGGCTGCTTGCAACATCACCTCAAATAATTGGCGTGGGATTAAAGTTTTAAGTTTGGCTAAAATGATGCGGCCTTTTTCGATTGCGGTTGATCGGTGCACAATTTGACTAAGCGAATCTACTTCTTCGCCGCCGACTAGGATGTTCAGTTTAACCAAATCACCGGTGCGATATTCAAGCATCTCGTAGTTCATTGAGCCGTATCCCGAAGTAATGCTTTTAAGGCGATCGTAAAAGTCGACAATTAACTCAGAAATTGGCAACTGATATTTTAGAATGGCACGATCTTCATCTAAATAATCTAAGTTAACATAGATGCCACGCTTGTTTCCCGCCATCTCCATTACCGCACCAATGTTACTTTTTGGCAGCACTATTTCTACCACTGCCCACGGCTCGGCTATTTCAGCAATTTTAGTAACTTCTGGCAGTTCGGATGGGGTGTGGATAATGATGGTCGATTCGACACCGTCAGCTTGTTTGTTTATGGTGATTTGGTACGAAACACTGGGCGAAGTGGCAATTAAATCCAAATTATATTCGCGCTCTAACCGTTCTTTAACGATTTCCATATGTAATAAACCAAGAAAGCCGCATCTAAACCCAAATCCCAGCGCTTCAGAGACTTCCGGTTCATAAATTAACGCAGCGTCGTTTAGTTTTAGCTTGCCCAACGCTTCACGTAATTCGGGATATTGGTTTGCATCAACGGAGAAAATGCCAGCGTAAACCAGCGGCTTGACTTGACGATATCCTTCAAGCGCAGCTACATTTTGGTCTGATTCAAGCGTTACCGTATCACCAACGCGCGCCAAACTAACATCTTTGAAACCAGTGATAATATAGCCAATTTGCCCGGCACAGATTGTATT is part of the Patescibacteria group bacterium genome and encodes:
- the lepA gene encoding translation elongation factor 4, which produces MNNIRNFCIIAHIDHGKSTLADRLLEVTNTVAKREMKEQLLDTMDIERERGITIKLQPVRMHYQFQGQEYELNLIDTPGHVDFSYEVSRSLAAVEGAILLVDAAQGIEAQTLANLYMAMEHNLTIIPVVNKIDLPSAEPEKVSEEIVKLLGISKDEIIFASGKTGQGVNEILAAVIERTPAPKIDPSNELKALIFDSIFDPYRGVIAYVRITSGALKAHQKIRMIQVKSETDVIEVGYFSPTLKPSNTICAGQIGYIITGFKDVSLARVGDTVTLESDQNVAALEGYRQVKPLVYAGIFSVDANQYPELREALGKLKLNDAALIYEPEVSEALGFGFRCGFLGLLHMEIVKERLEREYNLDLIATSPSVSYQITINKQADGVESTIIIHTPSELPEVTKIAEIAEPWAVVEIVLPKSNIGAVMEMAGNKRGIYVNLDYLDEDRAILKYQLPISELIVDFYDRLKSITSGYGSMNYEMLEYRTGDLVKLNILVGGEEVDSLSQIVHRSTAIEKGRIILAKLKTLIPRQLFEVMLQAAIGGKIIAREDIPAVGKNVTAKLYGGDVTRKNKLLDKQKAGKKRLKRIGKVDIPTEVFLKLLKN